One Falco naumanni isolate bFalNau1 chromosome 13, bFalNau1.pat, whole genome shotgun sequence DNA segment encodes these proteins:
- the PTX3 gene encoding pentraxin-related protein PTX3 has protein sequence MLPQEILLLLTLFCVFRASVSVLDEDDDYDLMYVNLDNEIEGPGLGTEETVSCDCQREHTKWDKLFIMLENSQMKENMMLQAMDEVLKVDLQTLKAELSQLTTNLAGTFTAAVEKVTSHIVSQVEQVLVRNSDQAEEAKRLHESEQGKLLEHVLLLSHNMSSRLSRLESTWLRRSEAEAQETAFQQDKFSPTRGDNLILNSLWKELQQTRAELKASQKWAAQHLLPAGCETAVLFPMRSKKIFGSVHSTAGMNLHSFTACIWIKVTEALDKTIVFSYGTKLNPYEIQLYLSRESAVLVVGGDQHKLAVKSIVVPGKWIHLCSSWSSENGSASLWVKGELAASALDIANAHTIPDGGILQIGQEKNGCCVGGGFDEALAFSGKLTGFNMWDRVLSAKEIAAQSEEDACSTRGNIIGWGVTEVLLYGGAQYIS, from the exons ATGCTGCCCCAAGAAATACTTTTGCTGCTTACactgttctgtgttttcagggcttctgtttctgttctggatGAAGATGATGACTATGATCTCATGTACGTGAATCTGGATAATGAAATTGAAGGTCCAGGTCTTGGTACAGAGGAAA CTGTTTCATGCGACTGCCAGCGAGAGCACACTAAATGGGACAAGCTCTTCATCATGCTTGAGAACTCGCAGATGAAAGAGAACATGATGCTGCAGGCAATGGACGAGGTCCTGAAGGTGGACCTGCAGACcctgaaagcagagctgagccagCTCACCACCAACCTCGCAGGCACCTTCACTGCTGCAGTTGAAAAAGTCACCTCCCACATCGTGTCACAGGTAGAGCAGGTGCTTGTGAGGAACAGTGACCAAGCTGAAGAAGCCAAGCGGCTTCATGAGTCTGAGCAAGGAAAGCTTCTTGAGCATGTTCTGCTGCTGAGCCACAACATGTCCAGCAGGCTCAGCCGCCTGGAGAGCACTTGGCTAAGGAGGTCTGAGGCAGAGGCTCAGGAGACAGCTTTTCAGCAGGACAAATTCAGTCCCACCAGAGGAGACAATCTCATTTTGAACTCTCTGTGGAAAGAGCTACAGCAAACCAGAGCTGAACTGAAGGCATCGCAGAAATGGGCAGCTCAGCACTTACTGCCAGCAG GGTGTGAAACGGCGGTTCTATTTCCCATGCGTTCAAAAAAGATATTTGGGAGCGTTCACTCAACTGCTGGAATGAACCTTCACTCCTTTACTGCTTGTATCTGGATCAAGGTGACCGAGGCTTTGGACAAAACTATTGTCTTCTCCTACGGAACCAAGTTAAATCCATATGAAATCCAGCTTTATCTCAGCCGGGAGTCTGCGGTGCTTGTTGTTGGTGGTGATCAACACAAGTTAGCTGTCAAAAGCATTGTTGTTCCTGGGAAGTGGAtccatctctgcagctcctggagctCGGAGAACGGATCTGCATCCCTGTGGGTGAAGGGAGAGCTTGCAGCCAGTGCCTTGGACATTGCCAATGCTCACACCATTCCAGATGGAGGGATTTTGCAGATTGGTCAAGAAAAGAATGGGTGCTGTGTTGGAGGTGGATTTGATGAAGCTTTAGCCTTCTCTGGAAAATTAACTGGCTTTAACATGTGGGACAGAGTGCTCAGTGCCAAAGAGATAGCAGCACAGAGTGAAGAAGATGCATGCAGTACCAGGGGCAACATCATCGGGTGGGGAGTCACAGAAGTTTTGCTGTACGGGGGAGCCCAGTACATTTCTTAA